A single window of Chloroflexota bacterium DNA harbors:
- a CDS encoding nucleotidyltransferase domain-containing protein, with amino-acid sequence MDLSHPIRGIIPTLDAPVLEVLAGTTRGLSGREVHRLAGTGSVRGVQLVLARLVAQGLVSAEEHASATLYAANRAHLAWPALEDLIGLRRHVLDQIRAAVAGWTIAPLHVSLFGSAARREGNAGSDIDLLIIRPDALAEGDEVWQTQIDALRDRLLIWTGNRCQAFDIDRARLGAHVATDDPLVENWLSDGVPLAGESLRSLVDGLEPAIQQ; translated from the coding sequence GTGGATCTCTCGCACCCAATCCGTGGCATCATCCCGACGCTCGACGCGCCGGTCCTCGAGGTCCTTGCCGGCACGACCCGTGGGCTCTCCGGGCGCGAGGTTCACCGCCTCGCCGGCACCGGCAGCGTCCGCGGCGTCCAGCTCGTCCTGGCACGCCTCGTCGCGCAAGGGCTTGTCAGCGCCGAGGAACATGCCAGTGCGACCCTGTACGCGGCGAACCGCGCGCACCTCGCCTGGCCGGCACTCGAGGATCTCATCGGCCTCCGCCGTCACGTCCTGGATCAGATCCGGGCCGCCGTCGCCGGCTGGACGATTGCCCCACTTCACGTGTCGCTCTTCGGGAGTGCCGCGCGGCGCGAGGGAAACGCCGGGAGCGACATCGACCTGTTGATTATCCGCCCTGACGCGTTGGCGGAGGGCGACGAAGTGTGGCAGACACAGATCGACGCGCTCCGTGATCGCCTCCTGATCTGGACGGGAAACCGGTGTCAGGCGTTCGACATTGACCGTGCCCGACTCGGCGCTCACGTCGCGACAGACGACCCACTGGTGGAGAACTGGCTCAGCGACGGAGTGCCCCTCGCCGGCGAGTCGCTTCGCTCGCTCGTCGACGGCCTCGAGCCCGCGATCCAGCAATGA
- a CDS encoding DNA-binding protein encodes MSPRRSGRTAPCDPADAAVRLRHAESFLIVADLVLDQSDDQVLSLTSVAASLAVLAGIAATDAACCAALGRRARGQNHDEAMMLVRTIVPGGQAMARDLGRVLALKDDAQYGVLTVSPERARASVGWARRLAAAAREVVAPTGAGRGVGGP; translated from the coding sequence ATGAGTCCCCGCCGGAGCGGCCGAACTGCACCATGCGACCCCGCCGATGCGGCTGTCCGACTTCGCCACGCCGAGTCATTCCTCATCGTCGCCGATCTCGTTCTCGACCAGTCGGACGACCAGGTCCTCTCGCTCACGAGTGTTGCAGCGTCGCTCGCCGTCCTCGCCGGGATCGCCGCAACGGACGCCGCGTGTTGCGCCGCACTCGGGCGGCGTGCCCGCGGCCAGAATCATGATGAGGCGATGATGCTCGTCCGCACGATCGTCCCGGGCGGCCAGGCAATGGCCCGCGATCTCGGCCGTGTGCTCGCCCTCAAGGACGATGCACAGTACGGAGTCCTGACGGTATCGCCCGAGCGTGCCCGAGCGTCCGTCGGCTGGGCGCGGAGACTTGCCGCGGCGGCGCGTGAGGTGGTGGCGCCGACCGGCGCCGGCCGTGGAGTCGGCGGACCGTGA